The following proteins come from a genomic window of Verrucomicrobiota bacterium JB022:
- a CDS encoding HigA family addiction module antitoxin, whose amino-acid sequence MTELHFPHPGEILRTEFLEELDLTQYRLAVATGLPHSRVTAIIKGRRAVTPDTALRLARFFGNSAEFWLGLQQEFDLRQGLVLP is encoded by the coding sequence ATGACCGAATTACACTTTCCCCATCCCGGTGAGATTCTGCGCACCGAATTCCTCGAAGAGCTGGATTTGACACAATATCGTCTTGCGGTGGCGACGGGGCTCCCGCACAGCCGTGTGACCGCCATCATCAAGGGGCGCCGCGCGGTGACCCCCGATACGGCACTACGCCTCGCACGTTTTTTCGGCAACTCAGCTGAGTTCTGGTTGGGCCTACAACAGGAATTCGACCTGCGACAGGGGCTCGTGCTACCCTAG
- a CDS encoding SDR family oxidoreductase — protein sequence MTKTSPDSPIVVVTGGNRGIGLEICRQLVQRGAQVILTARRPEAGEKALRELKSDRASFHVLDVTDSQSIADLRDHLQGQYGRLDVLINNAGIMDDEDNSGLDVGTDVVRETFATNTLAPLELSQALMPLLRKASPGRIVNLSSGLGAISSMGAGHPAYRISKAALNAVTRILAAELDGAVVVNSMCPGWVRTDMGGENAERDVSQGADTAVWLALEAPTDLTGRFLRDRQIIAW from the coding sequence ATGACGAAAACCTCCCCAGACTCTCCAATCGTCGTTGTCACCGGCGGAAATCGCGGAATCGGCCTCGAAATCTGCCGCCAACTCGTCCAGCGCGGCGCCCAAGTCATCCTCACCGCTCGCCGCCCCGAAGCCGGCGAAAAAGCCCTGCGCGAGCTGAAGAGCGACCGCGCCTCGTTTCACGTGCTCGACGTGACCGACAGCCAGAGCATCGCCGACCTGCGCGACCACCTGCAGGGCCAATACGGTCGCCTAGACGTGCTGATCAACAATGCCGGGATCATGGACGATGAAGACAACTCCGGCCTCGACGTGGGCACCGACGTGGTGCGCGAGACCTTCGCGACCAACACGCTCGCGCCGCTCGAGCTTTCGCAGGCCCTTATGCCCCTCCTGCGCAAGGCCTCGCCCGGGCGCATCGTCAACCTCTCCAGCGGGCTCGGCGCCATCTCGTCGATGGGCGCAGGGCATCCGGCCTACCGCATTTCCAAGGCGGCCCTCAACGCCGTCACCCGTATCCTCGCGGCCGAGCTGGACGGCGCGGTGGTGGTCAACTCCATGTGCCCCGGCTGGGTCCGCACCGACATGGGCGGGGAAAACGCCGAACGCGACGTCTCCCAAGGCGCCGACACGGCCGTCTGGCTCGCCCTCGAAGCCCCCACCGACCTCACCGGCCGCTTCCTCCGCGACCGTCAGATCATCGCCTGGTAG
- a CDS encoding thioredoxin family protein, whose translation MTVSTSNAPHPVVDRAAWLETRRALLQQEKAFMQQKDALNAERLRLPWVRLEKDYLFDSPEGPRRLSELFAGRSQLYLYHFMFGPEWEQGCVGCSFMADHFDGALPHLNYHDVTLVAVSRAPLDKIQAFKRRMGWHFPWVSSASSDFNFDFQASFTPEQLASGKAFYNFEEREVDCEELPGSSAFYRDADGTVYHTYSSYSRGGETVMSTYGILDMMPLGRNEEGDLSTWVRHHDRYEAAPTPCGCGH comes from the coding sequence ATGACCGTTTCGACTTCGAACGCTCCTCACCCGGTGGTGGACCGCGCCGCCTGGTTGGAAACCCGCCGCGCCTTACTCCAGCAGGAAAAGGCTTTCATGCAACAGAAGGACGCCCTTAACGCCGAGCGCCTGCGCCTGCCTTGGGTGCGCCTGGAAAAGGACTACCTCTTCGACTCCCCGGAAGGCCCGCGCCGCTTGTCCGAACTGTTTGCCGGACGCAGCCAGTTGTATCTCTACCACTTCATGTTTGGTCCGGAATGGGAGCAGGGCTGCGTGGGCTGCTCATTCATGGCCGACCACTTCGACGGTGCGCTGCCGCACCTCAATTACCACGATGTGACGCTGGTGGCAGTCTCGCGCGCGCCTTTGGATAAGATCCAGGCTTTCAAGCGCCGGATGGGCTGGCACTTCCCATGGGTTTCCTCCGCCTCCAGCGACTTCAATTTCGACTTTCAGGCCTCCTTTACGCCGGAGCAACTGGCGAGCGGCAAGGCGTTCTACAACTTTGAGGAGCGGGAGGTCGATTGCGAAGAATTGCCCGGCAGCAGCGCTTTTTACCGCGACGCCGACGGCACCGTCTACCACACCTATTCGTCCTACAGCCGAGGTGGCGAGACGGTGATGAGCACCTATGGCATCCTCGATATGATGCCGCTGGGCCGCAACGAGGAGGGAGACCTGAGCACCTGGGTGCGCCACCACGACCGTTACGAAGCAGCGCCCACGCCCTGCGGCTGCGGTCACTGA